AGATTTAAGCATCATTAATCAGCTGAGGGCCCTTCGGGATGAACATCTTACTGACGAAAACTTTTTTACGGAACTGAAGAACGAACTTCTTGGTGACTCAATTTATGTATTTACTCCTATGGGCGACGTAAAGGAACTTCCTATGGGGGCAAATGCCATAGATTTTGCTTATGCAATTCACTCTGGAGTAGGCGAGAAGATTATCGGTGCAAAGGCGGATGGAAAAATAATTCAGCTTACGGCTCCCTTAAAAAATACACAGATTGTAGAGATTCTTACAAATCCCCAGGCGCATCCTACACAGGCACAGCTTAAGGCGGTTCATACTTCAAAGGCAAGACAGAAGATACACAGCTGGCTTGTGGAAAATGATCCTACTTTTATTGATAAGGAAGCAGAAGCAAAACGGCAGGCAGAAATAATTGCCAATACCCTTCATTCAAAACAGGTGGCAGAAAAGCTTGCTGAAGAAAAAAAGAAAAAAGGCTCGTCAAAGAAAAATCAGACGGCTTATACCGGAAAAATCCGTGTAGAAGGACTGGATAATTTTCTTGTTAATATTGCCCAGTGCTGTAAGCCTCAGCCTGGTGATCCTATTGTAGCTTATATGTCTCATAAGAAAGGTCTGGTCGTTCATTGTGCCGGCTGCATGACATTTCTGCGCATTCCGAATATTGAAAACAGAATGATTGAGGTAAGCTGGGCGGTGGGAAAACCTCAGCAGGAACCTTCCAGGGCTGATTTAAAGATTGCAGCAGAAAAGCAGAAAGCAAAGACTCTTCAGATAGAAAAGAACAAATTTAGAAAGATTCGCTGAAGTTTTTAAATCCTTCCGTAACCCTCAGCTGTCCTTCCAGGTCTCTGTGGATTTTTGTACGGGTAAGTCCGTTCTGCCTGAATAGCTCTTCCGTTTCCTGTGCATTGTATTCTCCGCTTTCACACAGAAGGGCACCGCCTGCTGTAAGTCTGGATACTGCCTGAGGTACAAGGTTCCTCATTATCCCAAGACCGTCGTTCTGTAGGGTTGGATTTCCGTTAAGGTCAATGTCTCCGTCCAGGGCCAGAACAGGTTCATTTCTTCCGTCCGTTAAAAGATTTCTTACTTCTTCTGCAGGAATATACGGCGGATTTGAAACTATAATGTCAAAGTTTCCCGGTACGGAATCAAAAAGATTTGTCTGAATGAATCTTATGTTTGCAGCTTCTTCCGGTGTAAAGAGTCTGGCAGCATTTTTTCTTGCGATATTAAGGGCTGCACTGCTTATGTCCGCAAGAATTAAAAGGGGAATGTTATGTTCCGGAATTATTTTGTGCTCAAGGGAATATTTTAAAATGCTTAAACCTACGCATCCGCTTCCAGTGCACATGTCGCATATCGAAAGAATTCCGCTGTGAAGTTTTGAATTGATTTTTTCATCAAGAATTTCCACTGCTTTTTCTACAAGTATTTCTGTATCAGGTTTTGGAATGAGTACATCAGGAGTTACGTAATAATTGTACCCGTAGAATTCTTTTTCAGAAATGATGTAGGCAACAGGAAGTCCTGTACTCCTTAAGTTTATGCTTTCAAGGAATGACTTCTCCTGCTCAGGTGAAAGTTCTGTGTCCCGTTCAAAAAGGAGCCTCGTTTTATCAAGGCCCGTTACATGCTGAAGTATAACTTCCGTATCCAGCTGAGGGGAAGGAGAAGCCGTAAGTTTGTTTTTTCCGTAAATTTTTGCCTGTAAAACCGTCATCTCAGATTTTTAAGCATCAATTTCGTTGAACTTTTCTTCTTTTGCATAAACGTTAAGGGCATCAAGCATTTCATCCATATTGCCCATCATGAAGCCTGGAAGATTATGCACGCTTAAATTTATGCGGTGATCAGTAACACGGTCCTGAGGATAGTTATAGGTTCTTATTTTTTCAGAACGGTCTCCGTTTCCGATCATGCTTTTTCTTGAAGCTGAACGCTCTGCATCAAGTTTGCTCTGTTCAAGATCAAAGAGCCTTGCACGGAGAACCTGCCATGCTTTTTCTTTATTTTTAATCTGGCTTTTCTGATCCTGCTGGATAACAACGATACCTGTAGGAATATGGGTAAGACGGACTGCTGAGTCTGTTGTATTTACACACTGTCCTCCCGGTCCACCGGCACGCATTACGTCAACGCGGACGTCTCCCGGATTAATTTTAATGTCAGCTTCTTCTGCTTCCGGAAGTACGGCAACCGTTACTGTTGAAGTCTGAAGACGACCCTGGCTTTCTGTTGCAGGAACCCTCTGTACGCGGTGAACTCCTGATTCAAAGCGGAGGGTTCCGTATACGAACTTACCTGTAATGGAAGTAACGATTTTGTTGAATCCTCCAACTTCAGTTTCCTGAGCTTCCATGGTTTCATATTTCCAGCCTTTCTTTTCGCAAAGGTGGCAGTACATTTCCCACATGTCGCGGACAAACAGAGAAGCCTCGTCTCCTCCTGCGGCGGAACGGATTTCAAGAATGATGTTTTTTTCATCAAGAGGATCAGGAGGAATAAGCTTGAGTTTTATGGTTTCTTCTATCTGAGGCTGCTTTTCTTCAAGTTCCTTTAATTCCTCACGGGCCATTTCTTTCATTTCTGCATCATCTTCTGCAGTAATCATCATTTTTGCGTCTTCGATGCCGGTGAGGACTTTTTTATAGTCAGCGTAAAGTTCCATAAGGTCAGAAAGATACTGATTTTCGCGCATCGTGTCCTTGTATTTTTTCTGGTCTTTTACAAGATCCGGATCATTGATGGCTTCTGTTACTACCTTGTAGCGCTGTGAAAGTTCTTCTAATTTCTTTAATAAATCCATAGTTCACCAATAATAAAGAATTCTGCCCGTTGTTTCAATAAAACAGCAGGCAGTTTATGAATCTGTGTCAGAGCAGGTTTTCGAGTTTTTCTACAAGACCTGCAAAAACGTCAAGGGCATCCTGTACCGGTTTTGTGCTGCTCATGTCTACGCCGCCGACTTTAAGGGCTTCAATCGGATATCTTGAACCTCCGGACTTAAGGAAGTTAAAGTAATCGTTAAGTTCTTTTTCTCCTCCTTCAGTAACTCTCTTTGCCAGGGCAAGGGAAGCAGAAATTCCCGTAGCATATTTGTAGACATAAAAGGCATTGTAAAAGTGAGGAATACGCAGCCCTTCAAGATCTGAAGATTTCTCAAACTTCATTTCAGGTCCAAAATACTGCTCCAGAAGTGAACGGTAGGTTGAACGGATTGTGTCTGTACTTAAAGGTTCTCCATTTTCTACCATCTCGTGACATTTGAGTTCAAACTCTGCAAACATAGTCTGACGGTGCAGGGTTGCAAGAATGTCAGAAGCACGCATGCTGAGAAGATACTTTTTCATCTCTTCATTTTCTGCGTTTTTGAGAAGATATTCAAAAACAAGTTCCTCATTAAAGGTTGAGGCAACTTCTGCTTCAAAGATGGTGTAGTCATAATGGCGGAACGGATTGTTGTGTACGCTGAACCATGAGTGCATTGAGTGTCCGCCTTCATGAGCCATGGTAAATACGTCCCTTATGGAATCTTCTTTATAATTGAGAAGAATGTACGGATATCCGTCATAGGCTCCGGAAGAAAATGCTCCGCTGCGTTTTCCTTTATTTTCAAAACGGTCAGTCCAGCCGCTTAAAAGTCCGGAACAGAGAGTATCAGTATATTCCTTTCCCAGAATAGAAAGGGCGTTACGTACAATTTCTACAGCTTCTTCGTAAGTGTGGTTTACCTTTACGCTTTTTACGAGGGGAACATAAACGTCATAATGCCTGAGTTCTTCCAGTCCCAAAACCTTTTTGCGCAGGGCATAATAGCGGTGAAGGGCCGGAAGATTTTTGTGTACAGTTTCAATAAGATTTTTGTAAACGCTTACAGGAACCTTATCTCCGTAGAGGGAGGCTTCAAGGGAAGAGCCGTATCCTCTTGCCCGTGCAATAAAAATATCCTGCTTTACGGATCCTGAATAAAGGGCTGCCAGGGTGTTTGCATGCTTTTCGTGAACTCCGTAAAATTTTTCGTAGGTTTCTTTTCTTACGTTTCTGTCCTGGTTTTCTTCAAGGGAACTCCAGGTGCTGTGGGTAATAGGAATTTCCTTTCCGTTTACGTTTACGCTGCCGAAGTCCAGGTCCACGTCAGAAAGAAGGGAGAAGGTATTTGAAGCCGTGTCTGCCGTCTCTGACTGCAGTGCAAGAAGGCGTTCTTCTTTTTCTGAAAGGGTATGTGGTTTTGCATGAAGAATTTTCTGAATGTAGATTCTGTAGTTTTCAAAACCAGGCTGCTGCAACCATTGAGAAATTTTTTCTTCCGGTACAGAAAGAAGTTCCGGTACAAAAAAGGAAGTTGCACTTGAAGCTTCCGTATATACCATCATTACTCTGTTAAGATCTTCCTGTGCTTTGGAATCTCCCTGGTCTGCAGAATTTTTAAGGCTTGCATAGTGATAGACTTTCTCAAGCTGTCTGTCTAAAGCTTCATCTGCATGGAGGGCTTCAAGAAGAACGTCTGCACTTTCTGACAGGCGGCCTTTGTAAGAAACAAAATTTTTTGTAAGCTCCGGGACCTTCTTAAGGTCAGCTTCCCATTCTCCATCGGAAGCATAAAGTTTTGTAAGATCCCATTTATATTCAGCCGGTATCTGGTCTCTTGTCTTGATTTCTGTATCTGCCATGTTTTAAATCTCGCTTGCCATCCAGGCGATTGTCATTGCATCGATGCCGATGTTTTTTATGATGCAGTATTCGTTAGGCTGGTGAGCAAGTTCGTCCATTGTACTCCATACTACAGCGTCAATTCCCCTGCTTCTTAAACCTGCTGCTACAGTTCCTCCGCCGATACCGATAAACTTCGGTTCAATTCCGTGTACGGTTTTGATTGCCTGTGCGAGTTCTTTTGCAACAGCTGCATCTTTTGAAGTTGCAGGACTTTCTTCTGCCTGCAGTTCCTTCATTTCAATTTTTACACCGTATTTTTCTTCTACGGCTTTTACCTGCTTTTTCATTTCTGTCCGTACTTCATCAAGGGTGTAGCACGGGTTAATGCGGCAGTCGCAGCAGAATACGTCATCTCCCGGAATAAAGTTTACACCGTCTACGTTGCTGAGTTTTTTTGTAGGCTGGAAGGTTGAATAAGGCGGATCAAAAAGAGGATCCTGTTTATTAAAAGTATTTTCAAGGGAATTAATTCTGAGGGCAAGATCGCATCCGGCTATCATTGCATTTTTGCCAAGATCAGGCCGGCTTCCGTGGCACTGCTTTCCGATTGTATGGAATTCAACCCAGAAAATATTTTTTTCTGCAATTTCTATGGTTTCGCCTTTTGCATCTCCTCCGTCTGGAATAAGGATGCGGTCGTTTTTTCCGAATATGTCAAAATGTTCTTTTATAAGATAATTCATTCCGTATGCAGAACCGACTTCTTCATCTGCCATAAAGAGAAGTTTGATTGTATGTTCAGGAATTATGTGCTGCTTTACGAAACTTAAAGCTGCCAGAACGCCGGAACACAGTCCCTGCTGATTGTCTTCAACTCCGCGTCCGTAAATTTTTCCGTCTTTTTCAGTTACAGTCCATGGATCAGTATTCCATGCGCTTAATTCTCCTACAGGAACAACATCCATGTGGGCACATACCCATATTGCATAATCGTCTTTATTTCCGGGAATAGTTGCTATGAGGTTAGGGCGGCTTCCTTCTTTTACTCTTGAATCGGGAGCATCATAATGTTCGAGATTTTTAATTCCTGCAGATTTAAGATATTCTTCAATTGCCCGGCACTTTTCCCATTCTCCGTCACCGCCGTTTTCAGGAGCAAGAGCCTTGCATTTTGTAAGCATGGTTTCTAATTCAACCATATCGCGTGTGTGTTCAGAAATCCAGTTTTTTAACTGGTCAAATTCCAGTGACATTTTTAATTCCTCCGGTAAATGATTTATAGCTAAAAAAAGCCGTCCGCTTTTGAAGTGAACAG
Above is a window of Treponema rectale DNA encoding:
- the prmC gene encoding peptide chain release factor N(5)-glutamine methyltransferase, whose translation is MTVLQAKIYGKNKLTASPSPQLDTEVILQHVTGLDKTRLLFERDTELSPEQEKSFLESINLRSTGLPVAYIISEKEFYGYNYYVTPDVLIPKPDTEILVEKAVEILDEKINSKLHSGILSICDMCTGSGCVGLSILKYSLEHKIIPEHNIPLLILADISSAALNIARKNAARLFTPEEAANIRFIQTNLFDSVPGNFDIIVSNPPYIPAEEVRNLLTDGRNEPVLALDGDIDLNGNPTLQNDGLGIMRNLVPQAVSRLTAGGALLCESGEYNAQETEELFRQNGLTRTKIHRDLEGQLRVTEGFKNFSESF
- a CDS encoding M20 family metallo-hydrolase, whose amino-acid sequence is MSLEFDQLKNWISEHTRDMVELETMLTKCKALAPENGGDGEWEKCRAIEEYLKSAGIKNLEHYDAPDSRVKEGSRPNLIATIPGNKDDYAIWVCAHMDVVPVGELSAWNTDPWTVTEKDGKIYGRGVEDNQQGLCSGVLAALSFVKQHIIPEHTIKLLFMADEEVGSAYGMNYLIKEHFDIFGKNDRILIPDGGDAKGETIEIAEKNIFWVEFHTIGKQCHGSRPDLGKNAMIAGCDLALRINSLENTFNKQDPLFDPPYSTFQPTKKLSNVDGVNFIPGDDVFCCDCRINPCYTLDEVRTEMKKQVKAVEEKYGVKIEMKELQAEESPATSKDAAVAKELAQAIKTVHGIEPKFIGIGGGTVAAGLRSRGIDAVVWSTMDELAHQPNEYCIIKNIGIDAMTIAWMASEI
- the prfA gene encoding peptide chain release factor 1; its protein translation is MDLLKKLEELSQRYKVVTEAINDPDLVKDQKKYKDTMRENQYLSDLMELYADYKKVLTGIEDAKMMITAEDDAEMKEMAREELKELEEKQPQIEETIKLKLIPPDPLDEKNIILEIRSAAGGDEASLFVRDMWEMYCHLCEKKGWKYETMEAQETEVGGFNKIVTSITGKFVYGTLRFESGVHRVQRVPATESQGRLQTSTVTVAVLPEAEEADIKINPGDVRVDVMRAGGPGGQCVNTTDSAVRLTHIPTGIVVIQQDQKSQIKNKEKAWQVLRARLFDLEQSKLDAERSASRKSMIGNGDRSEKIRTYNYPQDRVTDHRINLSVHNLPGFMMGNMDEMLDALNVYAKEEKFNEIDA
- the pepF gene encoding oligoendopeptidase F, which codes for MADTEIKTRDQIPAEYKWDLTKLYASDGEWEADLKKVPELTKNFVSYKGRLSESADVLLEALHADEALDRQLEKVYHYASLKNSADQGDSKAQEDLNRVMMVYTEASSATSFFVPELLSVPEEKISQWLQQPGFENYRIYIQKILHAKPHTLSEKEERLLALQSETADTASNTFSLLSDVDLDFGSVNVNGKEIPITHSTWSSLEENQDRNVRKETYEKFYGVHEKHANTLAALYSGSVKQDIFIARARGYGSSLEASLYGDKVPVSVYKNLIETVHKNLPALHRYYALRKKVLGLEELRHYDVYVPLVKSVKVNHTYEEAVEIVRNALSILGKEYTDTLCSGLLSGWTDRFENKGKRSGAFSSGAYDGYPYILLNYKEDSIRDVFTMAHEGGHSMHSWFSVHNNPFRHYDYTIFEAEVASTFNEELVFEYLLKNAENEEMKKYLLSMRASDILATLHRQTMFAEFELKCHEMVENGEPLSTDTIRSTYRSLLEQYFGPEMKFEKSSDLEGLRIPHFYNAFYVYKYATGISASLALAKRVTEGGEKELNDYFNFLKSGGSRYPIEALKVGGVDMSSTKPVQDALDVFAGLVEKLENLL